In Nocardioides dokdonensis FR1436, the following are encoded in one genomic region:
- a CDS encoding DUF262 domain-containing protein — translation MNLGTPALLEPRLVDDLKGSFFVPDYQRGYRWGAHEVERLLDDIQEAGGANYYLQPVVVKPMDDGRWELVDGQQRLTTLYLVMRALKAYMPQAEVHYDLSYETRPGSAEYLDDPREDLRHENIDYFHMFEAFTAIESWFAKQAKPNLAAYKLSEALSSTVFVIWYEAPQEPEFDSRALFTRLNVGRIPLTDAELVKASLLSRIEREHETAAQWDTIERQLWSPEVWAFAAGSSYDQAATRIELLLDTVADLESGTHIKNRPRFHTFEILRPLILSDPQAVWDKVVDLHSLILGWYEDLSSFHKVGYLVASEVATFFDLVKMADGRAKSAFDGALNERIRRSLGLAWTGVAALTYGSRKTRQVLLLMNVETVRTNEFSSERYSFSQHVQRLWSLEHIHAQRSEGLNTVDQWTSWLKEHLDALEVLNLSSEQRADLQAKINNALPSINSDSFDALHLELVELFSDSTDPDEAEGPTSADHDEIDSIANLALLSRDDNSVLNNSVFEVKRRHVIELDQRGSYIPVCTRNVFLKYYDTSTAAQQIHFWGRRDREAYLTAIRAKLQPYLLEDTPENDSIAAEVDVEDVA, via the coding sequence ATGAACCTCGGAACCCCGGCGCTTTTGGAGCCACGCCTCGTCGACGATCTCAAGGGATCGTTCTTCGTCCCGGACTACCAGCGCGGCTATCGCTGGGGTGCTCACGAGGTGGAGAGGCTTCTGGACGACATCCAGGAGGCTGGGGGCGCCAACTACTACCTCCAGCCCGTGGTGGTGAAGCCGATGGACGACGGTCGCTGGGAGCTCGTCGATGGGCAGCAGCGACTCACCACCCTGTACCTGGTGATGCGCGCACTCAAGGCCTACATGCCGCAAGCGGAGGTTCACTATGACCTCAGCTACGAGACCCGGCCGGGCAGCGCGGAGTACCTCGACGACCCCCGTGAGGACCTTCGCCACGAGAACATCGACTACTTCCACATGTTCGAGGCGTTCACAGCCATCGAGTCCTGGTTCGCAAAGCAGGCCAAGCCGAACCTCGCTGCCTACAAGCTGTCAGAGGCTCTGAGTAGCACGGTCTTCGTGATCTGGTACGAGGCGCCGCAGGAACCTGAGTTCGACTCGCGCGCTCTCTTCACGCGACTCAACGTCGGCCGAATTCCGCTCACAGACGCCGAGCTAGTCAAGGCATCGCTACTGTCCCGCATCGAGCGCGAGCACGAGACCGCGGCGCAGTGGGACACCATCGAGCGCCAGCTATGGTCGCCGGAGGTGTGGGCCTTCGCGGCTGGCTCGTCCTACGACCAAGCGGCAACCCGGATCGAATTGCTGCTCGACACCGTTGCTGATCTCGAGTCGGGAACGCACATCAAGAACCGTCCGCGATTCCACACCTTCGAGATCTTGCGACCGTTGATCCTGTCGGATCCCCAGGCGGTGTGGGACAAGGTCGTTGATCTGCACTCCCTAATCCTCGGCTGGTACGAAGATCTGAGTTCGTTTCACAAAGTCGGCTACCTCGTCGCGTCCGAGGTGGCAACGTTCTTCGACCTCGTCAAGATGGCCGACGGCAGAGCAAAGTCCGCCTTCGACGGTGCACTAAACGAGCGCATCAGGCGCAGCCTGGGTCTCGCCTGGACAGGAGTTGCTGCGCTGACCTACGGCAGCAGGAAGACCAGGCAAGTCCTCCTCCTCATGAACGTCGAGACCGTTCGGACTAATGAGTTCTCCTCTGAGCGGTACTCGTTCAGTCAACATGTGCAACGGCTCTGGTCCCTCGAGCACATTCACGCGCAGCGCTCCGAAGGTCTGAACACAGTCGACCAGTGGACGTCCTGGCTGAAGGAGCACCTCGACGCCTTGGAAGTGCTGAACCTGTCTTCCGAACAGCGCGCGGACCTCCAAGCCAAGATCAACAACGCACTGCCGTCGATCAACAGCGACTCGTTCGACGCCCTGCACCTCGAGCTCGTTGAGCTCTTCAGCGACAGCACCGACCCGGACGAAGCCGAAGGGCCGACCTCAGCCGACCATGATGAGATCGACTCGATCGCCAATCTCGCGCTGCTCTCGCGCGACGACAACAGCGTGTTGAACAACTCGGTGTTCGAGGTCAAACGCCGCCACGTGATCGAACTCGATCAGCGAGGGTCCTACATCCCAGTCTGCACTCGGAACGTGTTCCTGAAGTACTACGACACCAGCACCGCAGCCCAGCAGATCCACTTCTGGGGGCGACGCGACCGGGAGGCTTACCTGACAGCGATACGCGCGAAACTTCAGCCGTATTTGCTCGAGGACACGCCGGAGAACGACAGCATTGCGGCCGAAGTCGACGTGGAGGACGTGGCATGA